TTGAGGATTTTTATAGCCCACCTCATAAGATGCTTGAGCAATAGTATAGTTTTCCTCTAAAATTAATTTTTTAGCCTTTTCTATCCTTAAAGAGGTTATGTATTTAAAAACAGTTGTTTCATAAACATTTTTAAATGTTTTTTTAAACTTAGAAGTATTTAAACCTGCTATTAAAGACAATTCAGAAATATTTAACTCTTTCTTTAAATGTGAGTGGATATAGTGTTCTACCTTTTTTAAATTTTCTCTATCATCAGAACTTAACTCGAATACATTTTCTTCAGTCTTATTTTTTATTAAAGACAACAAAACTAATTCGGTTAGTTTGGCCTCCATAAAAGATTGTTTTGCAATACCATCAAACGAACTTTGTAAACATTCATCAATAATTGCTCTTAACTGAATACTCATATTTAATCCTCCATCAAAAAAAGCAAAAGGCAAACTTTCCTTTTTTGCCTTATGATAGTTTTTAAAAGAATTTATAAAACAATATCCTAACTTGTTTTGTATAAAAGTTTCTGAAAAATAAATATTTAAAACATGTTTGTTTTTTGTAGTATACCTATATAAACGTTTTGATGTAGGAATATAAAAAAGGTTATAACTATTACTAGACAAAGAAAAACTAGAAACTTCTTCCTCGTTAAAACAACATGTAACATTTCCTTCTAACACAAATTGCAACAACAAAACAGGTTCGCTTTGCTGCACTTCCAATGTTGAATTTTCTGTATTATTGTTATTATAATCTTGACACAATACATAAGCATTATTTAAATGTGTTTCTGTTACAAGACCTACAACCCCTTCATCAAACTCAGAATACTCGTACTCCTCTATACCAGAATTTTTAAAATCTTTTTTAAAAACTTTAACCAATTCTCCCTTATTACATTCTGAACTTTTAAAACGAATTTCCATTAATTCTTTTTGCGTTATAATAAATTCCTATCGCGTTATATAGAACCTTTCTACATAGCATACTTTTGCAAAAGTAATTTATTTTTATCAAATCTAAATAAGATGCTTAGTAAAATTCACATTCTTTTAATTTTCTTCCTAGCCACTCTAGCTGGTTTGGCTCAAGGACGACATAGCATAATTACAGGAAAAGTGATTGCTAAAGATGGAATGCCTTTATTAGGAGCCACTGTTTTGGTAGACGGTAATAAATATGCTACCGTAGCAAATGATAAAGGAGAATACATCATCCATAATATTTCTGAAGGAAAACACATTGTACAAGCATCATACATGGGTTTTACTCCTGAAAAAAAAGAAATATTTGTCACCAAAAATAAAAGACATCAAAATATAGGTTGCGACTTTTCTTTAAAAGAAAACTCCGAAGCCTTACAGCAAGTAGTTGTGAAAGCTAAAACTGAAAAAACAAAAATAGAAACTGAGGGTTTTGCGGTAAACGTAATAGATACCAAAGAAGCATCTTTAAGAAACTTAACAACTAATGAACTATTAGACAGGTCTGTTGGTATACGTATAAGACAAAATGGAGGAATTGGGTCTAATGTAGAATACAACTTAAATGGTATGTCTGGAAGTGCTGTTGGAATATTTCTTGATGGATTAGAAATTTCAACTTACGGGCAATCTTTTAACCTTAACAACATACCAACTTCTATGATTGAACGCATAGAAGTTTACAAAGGAGTATTGCCATCACACCTTACTGGTGATTATGCAGGTGGAGCCATAAATGTGGTGTTAAAAAAAGATGTCTCTCAAAACAACATTACTTTAGCTACATCTTACGGATCGTTTAACACTTCTCAGTCTGATGTTGGTGCAATTATACGTGACAAAAAAACAGGTCTTGCATTTAGAGGTAGTGCCTTTTATACTTACACAGATAATAGTTATGAAACCTGGGGTAACTCTACAACTTATGTAAACCACTTAGGACAAATTACCAGACCATATCGTGCCAAACGTTTTAACAATACTTACAAAGCACTTGGAGGACGTTTTGAAGTTGGCTTTGCAGACACTAAATGGGCAGATCAATTTTTTATAGGTTATAATGGATCAAGTAATTACAGAGAAATTCCTCATGGTGTTACTATGTCTGTTCCATATGTAGGTAGGTTTAATGAAACAGAAGCTCATGTAATGTTGCTTAACTATAGTAAAAAAGATTTACTAACAAAAGACTTAACATTAAACGTAAATGCTGCAAGAAGTTATAGAAGCACTTATTTACAAGACACTGTTGGTATTGCATATAACTGGGATGGAAAGCCAAGAGAAGTTATTGAGTTTGGAGAAAGAGTTCCTCTTAAAACACTTAATGGTGGGCAACAAGGGAAAAAAGTAATTTCAAACACAAATAGAAAAATCACCAACATGCGTTCTAACTTAGGATATTTGTTGACTGATGGACACAAAATATCTCTAAATCATAAGTACGAGTCTACAGATAGAGAAGACCAAGATTTATTAAATCCAAGCAAAGAAGATTTAGCAACATTAAGTACAATCTCTCAACACATAATTTCTTTTAATTACGAAGCAGAAAGCTTTAATAAAAGGTTATTAACAAACTTTTTAGGTAAATACACATATAACCACACAAATCAAACAGAATACCAAATTTCAACTTCAAACGGAGTGAATTCTATTGTAAAAAAAGATACAGTTTCAACGAACTCTAATTTTGGATACGGAGCTACTATATCCTATAATGTTATCCCAAATTTATACCTTATTGCTTCTACGGAAAGTTCTTATATATCACCTATTGACAACCAACTATTTGGAGCTGCAGAATTAAACATCCTTCCTAACACCAAATTAAAACCACAAAAAAACGTCAACTACAATCTAGGTTTTCGTTTAAACGCAGTAACATTTTTAGACAAACACAAAATATCTGTTTATGCAAATTCTTTTTGGCGTAATGGTTACGACATCATTACCAAACAAGCGGTTGACGTATCAGAAATTGAAGAGGAGGCAGATGCAGACATACAAGTTACCAAATACGTAAATCTTGGAAAAACCCAAACATTGGGTTACGAAGTAGAACTTATATATATATACAACAACAGGTTAAATGCATCTTTTAATTTTTCAAAATTCAACAATCTATCTAAAGATGAACCATATTACAACCAACAAGTAATTAACGAACCTTTTTTTACTGTTAATACTAATTTTCAATATAGATTCAATGATTTATTTCAAAAAAAATCAATATTAAACACCTATTATACAGTGGGATATGTTCAAGAGTATTACACTGTCTGGGGACAACCAGAATGGTCTAAAACCCCATATCAAATTTCACATGATGTTGGATTAAGCTATCGTTTTCCGTCTAAAAAATTAGTAGCAAGTCTAGACGTTAAAAACATATTTAACGCTCAACTCTATGATAATTTTAACATACAAAAACCAGGTAGAGGAATCTATTTCAAATTAAACTACACAATCAATAAATTTTTATAATAAAATAAATTAATAACATGAAAAAAGATCTATTTAAAATAGGATTATTAAGTATCGCTTTAGCTTTAGGAAGCTGTAACGATGAGGAAATAACAGGAACAGAAACCTCTCCAGAGGATACCACACGTTACATTACCTTAACAGGTTCATTCCCTGATGACACTGGAACAGGAGGAAATGGAGGAACTCGTGCTTATGGAATAACATTAGAAAATGCAGCTGACCCAAATTACGAAGTAGATCTTTTTAAAATAGAAGACGGAGTATTTGTAGAAGGTCTTGGTTTAAAATCTAGCCGTACCGCTCGTGTACAAGCATCGGCAGATGGTAAATACTTATACAACATACAGTATACAGGTACAGAAGGTGGTGTATTTAACAAATATGCTGTTGGTGAAGGAGCTAATTATCAAGAAGTAGGATACGAATTAAATACAGCTGCAATTTTAGGAACATCACCTCGTTGGATGAAAGCTGCAGAAGGTATTGGTATTGGTGTTTATGCTAGTTCTTATGATGTAAAATATGAAGGTGAAGCTGGAAATTACACTTTTGTAAGTGCTGATAGTGAAATAAAAATAGCTGTTTTAGATTTAGATCAAACTGCCATTATAAACACAGCAATATTTGATTTTCCTTGGACAGATCAAGAAAGAGCTGCTGGTTACAATGTAGGACGTGTAGATGTACCTATCTTAAACGCTGCTAAAACTAAACTTTTTATTGGATGTAGAACAAGAAAATATGACGTTACTGCTACTCCTACTTTAGATGATGATGGTATTCCAGTATGGCCTTACGGTGAAATTGAAGGGACAAAAACTTTAGTATTAGATTACCCTTCATTAAAAAACCCTACGGTTATTACTTCTACAAACTCAACAGAAGTTAACAATTCTTACCGTACTATGACACAATATGTGGGTACAGATGGTCATGTATACCAAGCAACTGCTACATCAGGTGCAGATATTTTACGTATTAGTAGTGCAACTAATGACTATGACCAAAGTTATCATTTTGACTTAAACGATGCTATTGGTGTTACAGGAGCACAAATTAAAGCTTGGAGATATGTTAAAAACGGTATAGGTGTTGTTTTATACACATTAGCTGATACAGCTGGAGGATACGTTGCTTTAATTGACTTAAACAATCCATCAAACTCAGTTAAATTAGCAACAGATGTTGAGACTGATGCAGATTTATCAACTTCTTTACGTCAGTTCCAATACATTGGTTTGGTTGGAGATATTGCTTATGTTCCATTAACTCCTTCAGGTAAAACAGGATCACTTTATCTTATAAACACTCAAACAAAAGAAATTACAAAAGGAGCTACTCTAAAAACTATTGCTGGTAGTTATTATTTAGGAGCATACTAAAAAATTAGAAAATGATTTAATAAAGCAGGAAATTACATATTCCTGCTTTATTATTTTTCTAGAACACCTATTAGAAACCTCTAAAAAATCAACATGAAAAAAATACTAATCTTATTATTAGTTGCTCCGTTGCTAATCTTTGCACAAAGACCTAAAAGTGATAATATTTTTCACGATAGAGATTTTTGGCAAACTCAACCTACTGTTGAAGTTGTAAAACAAAAAATTAAAGAAGGTAACGATGCTGTAACACCTAACCAAGCAGCTTTTGATGCCGTTTGCTACGCAATTATGGCTAAAGCTCCGGTAAAAACTATTGAGTATCTTTTGTCTCTACCTGGAAACAACATCAACAAACCTACACACGATGGAAGAAGCTATTTAATGTGGGCAGGAAGTTCTGGAAATATTGAGGTAATGAAATTATTACTAAAAAAAGGAGCAGATACTAAAATACAGGGGAGTCACGGATTCAATTGGTTTACGTTTACTGTAAATGCAGGACACGAAAATACTGATATTTATGAGTTAATGGTAGCTAATGGTATAGATCTAAAAGAAACCAACAGAGCTGGTGCCAATGCTATATTATTAATGGCACCATACAGTAAAGACGGAAAAATTATTGAATATTTCCAACAAAAAGGTTTAGATATAAAGGCTACGGATAAAGAAGGAAACAATATCTTATTTTATGCAGCTAAAAAAGGAAACATTAACCTAATTAAAAAATACATCGCTCAAGGTTTTGATTATAAAAAAATCAATACTAACGGAGAAAACCTAGTGCTTTTTGCAAGTCATGGTGGTAGAGGTTATAGTAATCCATTAGAGGTTTATGAATACTTTAACACCTTAGATTTAGATTTTACCTTAACAAATAAAGAAGGTCAAAACGCATTACACAATATTGCATCTAGTACCAAAGACATTGCCATTATTGACTTTTTCATCAACAAAGGAGTAGATGTAAATCAAAAAGATAATAAAGGAAACACTGCTTTTTTAAATGCAGCAAAAGGGAATAATCTTTTAGTATTGCAAAAATTAGCACCACTAACTAAGGATATTAATCAACAAAATAAAGAAGGATACGCTGCCATTACCTATGCAACACAGCGTATTAACTTAGAGGTTTTTGAATTGTTAAAAAGTAAAGGAGCAAACGTAAATGTAGTTGATGCTGATGGAAATAATTTATTTTATCATTTATTCAACGCGTACGGTAGAAGAACTGCTAAAGATTTTGAACCTTTTGTAAATGCT
Above is a genomic segment from Wenyingzhuangia fucanilytica containing:
- a CDS encoding AraC family transcriptional regulator produces the protein MEIRFKSSECNKGELVKVFKKDFKNSGIEEYEYSEFDEGVVGLVTETHLNNAYVLCQDYNNNNTENSTLEVQQSEPVLLLQFVLEGNVTCCFNEEEVSSFSLSSNSYNLFYIPTSKRLYRYTTKNKHVLNIYFSETFIQNKLGYCFINSFKNYHKAKKESLPFAFFDGGLNMSIQLRAIIDECLQSSFDGIAKQSFMEAKLTELVLLSLIKNKTEENVFELSSDDRENLKKVEHYIHSHLKKELNISELSLIAGLNTSKFKKTFKNVYETTVFKYITSLRIEKAKKLILEENYTIAQASYEVGYKNPQHFTVAFKKKLGYLPSQLKKHIHQILYFAYFNDFDIALLLGNFAEF
- a CDS encoding TonB-dependent receptor; this encodes MLSKIHILLIFFLATLAGLAQGRHSIITGKVIAKDGMPLLGATVLVDGNKYATVANDKGEYIIHNISEGKHIVQASYMGFTPEKKEIFVTKNKRHQNIGCDFSLKENSEALQQVVVKAKTEKTKIETEGFAVNVIDTKEASLRNLTTNELLDRSVGIRIRQNGGIGSNVEYNLNGMSGSAVGIFLDGLEISTYGQSFNLNNIPTSMIERIEVYKGVLPSHLTGDYAGGAINVVLKKDVSQNNITLATSYGSFNTSQSDVGAIIRDKKTGLAFRGSAFYTYTDNSYETWGNSTTYVNHLGQITRPYRAKRFNNTYKALGGRFEVGFADTKWADQFFIGYNGSSNYREIPHGVTMSVPYVGRFNETEAHVMLLNYSKKDLLTKDLTLNVNAARSYRSTYLQDTVGIAYNWDGKPREVIEFGERVPLKTLNGGQQGKKVISNTNRKITNMRSNLGYLLTDGHKISLNHKYESTDREDQDLLNPSKEDLATLSTISQHIISFNYEAESFNKRLLTNFLGKYTYNHTNQTEYQISTSNGVNSIVKKDTVSTNSNFGYGATISYNVIPNLYLIASTESSYISPIDNQLFGAAELNILPNTKLKPQKNVNYNLGFRLNAVTFLDKHKISVYANSFWRNGYDIITKQAVDVSEIEEEADADIQVTKYVNLGKTQTLGYEVELIYIYNNRLNASFNFSKFNNLSKDEPYYNQQVINEPFFTVNTNFQYRFNDLFQKKSILNTYYTVGYVQEYYTVWGQPEWSKTPYQISHDVGLSYRFPSKKLVASLDVKNIFNAQLYDNFNIQKPGRGIYFKLNYTINKFL
- a CDS encoding ankyrin repeat domain-containing protein, yielding MKKILILLLVAPLLIFAQRPKSDNIFHDRDFWQTQPTVEVVKQKIKEGNDAVTPNQAAFDAVCYAIMAKAPVKTIEYLLSLPGNNINKPTHDGRSYLMWAGSSGNIEVMKLLLKKGADTKIQGSHGFNWFTFTVNAGHENTDIYELMVANGIDLKETNRAGANAILLMAPYSKDGKIIEYFQQKGLDIKATDKEGNNILFYAAKKGNINLIKKYIAQGFDYKKINTNGENLVLFASHGGRGYSNPLEVYEYFNTLDLDFTLTNKEGQNALHNIASSTKDIAIIDFFINKGVDVNQKDNKGNTAFLNAAKGNNLLVLQKLAPLTKDINQQNKEGYAAITYATQRINLEVFELLKSKGANVNVVDADGNNLFYHLFNAYGRRTAKDFEPFVNALTAAGVSFKNASKNESPLHIAIAKGEDKLIKKALELGADINQKNSDGLTPLHLAAMKATDVKLLHFLIGKGADKTITTDFEETAYDLAKENELLKGDISFLK